Proteins from one Romboutsia sp. CE17 genomic window:
- a CDS encoding glycosyltransferase family A protein, with product MKFSLLLPTLGTRVNELNRLFKSIESQTYKNIELIIVTQDNHDVVADIVKDYSIDDVKHIRIDEKGISVSRNAGLPYVTGDILTFTDDDCWYTANAFETVKKYIEEYDPDVATFMHMDPDRNEYTKVYPNEKQINFSKRHTLKQISFDIYINIKNVPDYKIGFDERFGVGRNYNSGEENIYLMDLYNKGYKKMCFFPELIAYHPKKDNNYLDEKSFVAKGPLFKRLFGNTLGLPMFIVFGIKKAKLVDNFGTLFIKGIKENINFKL from the coding sequence ATGAAATTTTCACTACTATTACCGACACTTGGAACAAGAGTTAATGAGTTGAATAGATTATTTAAAAGTATAGAAAGTCAAACATATAAGAATATAGAGCTAATAATAGTAACTCAAGACAATCATGATGTTGTAGCAGATATAGTAAAGGATTATTCTATAGATGACGTAAAGCATATAAGAATAGATGAGAAAGGAATATCTGTTTCTAGAAATGCAGGGTTACCTTATGTAACAGGTGATATATTAACATTTACAGATGATGATTGTTGGTATACAGCTAATGCATTTGAAACTGTAAAAAAATATATAGAAGAATATGATCCAGATGTAGCTACATTTATGCATATGGATCCAGATAGAAATGAGTATACAAAAGTATACCCAAATGAAAAGCAAATAAATTTCTCCAAAAGACATACTTTAAAGCAAATATCATTTGATATTTATATAAATATCAAAAATGTACCAGATTATAAAATAGGATTTGATGAGAGATTTGGTGTTGGTAGAAATTATAACTCTGGAGAAGAAAATATATATTTAATGGATCTTTATAATAAAGGTTATAAGAAAATGTGCTTCTTCCCTGAATTAATAGCTTATCATCCTAAAAAGGATAATAACTATTTAGATGAAAAATCTTTTGTAGCTAAGGGACCATTATTTAAGAGATTATTCGGGAATACCTTAGGGTTACCTATGTTTATTGTATTTGGTATAAAGAAAGCTAAATTAGTTGATAATTTTGGGACTTTATTTATAAAAGGAATAAAGGAAAACATTAATTTTAAGTTATAA
- a CDS encoding N-acetylmuramoyl-L-alanine amidase, translating to MRRFLKKFALLSLLLLPMIVGSYNQSFAYSDHDEETYDEYTNEMKMKVQERLKEIRSLYPINLSRSKPLTIVLDPGHGGIDSGASGNELVEKEVNLDIAKAVKSKLESYGVNVVMTRDADLASNDKLELAERAAIANELGAALFVSLHNDSGGGDGAHVIHSIKGGLSKTLATNIANSIRDNTVQNLKKYNPVWSRSYVNNKGETVDYYGVIRMTNMPAVIVEHAYLDNAKDVQAINTPAKIESMGNAVAEGIYKTIQENFCRWEEKDGDKYYYDHNGVMQTGWLKYFDGSWYYFNEDGIMQTGWEKVDGKWYYLKSDGVMATGWIKLDGKWYHLKSNGEMSVGWIKVDGKWYYLKSNGEMATGWIKLNEKWYYLRSSGIMAVGWEKVDEKWYYLKSDGEMATGWIKLNEKWYYLRSSGVMAVGWEKVDGKWYYLKSDGVMAKGWLDLNGKRYYLKDNGEMVTGKVKIGNKTYNFDSSGALIK from the coding sequence ATGAGGAGATTTTTGAAGAAATTTGCATTATTATCATTGTTATTACTTCCTATGATAGTTGGAAGCTATAATCAGTCATTTGCTTATAGTGATCACGATGAAGAAACTTATGATGAGTACACAAATGAAATGAAAATGAAAGTACAAGAAAGGCTAAAGGAAATAAGAAGTTTATATCCTATAAACCTAAGTAGATCTAAACCGCTTACAATTGTTTTAGACCCTGGACATGGTGGTATAGATTCAGGTGCTTCAGGAAATGAATTAGTTGAGAAAGAAGTAAATCTTGATATTGCAAAGGCTGTAAAAAGTAAGTTAGAATCATACGGTGTAAATGTAGTAATGACAAGAGATGCAGATCTTGCATCAAATGATAAGTTAGAATTAGCTGAGAGAGCTGCTATAGCAAATGAACTAGGAGCAGCATTATTTGTGAGTTTACATAATGATTCTGGCGGAGGAGATGGAGCTCATGTTATTCACTCTATAAAAGGTGGATTAAGTAAAACATTAGCTACAAATATTGCTAATAGTATAAGAGATAATACAGTTCAAAACTTGAAAAAATATAATCCGGTATGGAGTAGATCATATGTAAATAACAAAGGTGAAACTGTTGATTATTATGGTGTTATTAGAATGACGAATATGCCTGCTGTAATAGTTGAACATGCTTATCTAGATAATGCAAAGGATGTGCAAGCTATAAATACACCTGCAAAAATTGAGTCAATGGGAAATGCCGTTGCAGAAGGTATATATAAAACTATACAAGAAAATTTTTGTAGATGGGAAGAAAAAGACGGAGATAAATATTACTATGACCATAATGGAGTTATGCAAACAGGTTGGTTAAAATATTTTGATGGCAGTTGGTATTATTTTAATGAAGATGGAATAATGCAAACTGGATGGGAAAAAGTAGATGGAAAATGGTACTATTTAAAATCAGATGGAGTAATGGCAACAGGTTGGATAAAACTAGATGGTAAATGGTATCACTTAAAATCAAATGGAGAAATGTCAGTAGGTTGGATAAAAGTAGATGGAAAGTGGTATTACTTAAAATCAAATGGAGAGATGGCAACAGGTTGGATAAAATTAAATGAAAAATGGTACTACCTAAGATCAAGTGGAATAATGGCAGTAGGTTGGGAAAAAGTAGATGAAAAGTGGTACTATTTAAAGTCTGATGGAGAGATGGCAACAGGTTGGATAAAGTTAAATGAAAAATGGTACTACTTAAGATCAAGTGGAGTAATGGCAGTAGGTTGGGAAAAAGTAGATGGAAAGTGGTACTATTTAAAGTCTGATGGAGTAATGGCAAAAGGATGGTTAGACTTAAATGGCAAAAGATATTATCTAAAAGATAATGGAGAAATGGTTACAGGAAAAGTTAAAATAGGTAATAAAACTTATAATTTTGATAGTTCAGGAGCATTAATTAAATAA
- a CDS encoding sugar transferase, which translates to MDTAVSKFVDLEDSEIKSMERIHVKDSFIYRFYSRTLDIVSSFIGLLIGIPLVIIFGFLIKLEDGGPIFYKQERLGKDEKQFSIYKLRSMRVDAEKIGGAQWAQKNDPRITKVGNFIRKTRIDEIPQLVNILKGDMSLIGPRPERPELTYEFDKEIPGFLLRTAVKPGLTGLAQVNGGYEISPEEKLKWDIEYIKNRNILMDLKILFATVRVVLTGEGAR; encoded by the coding sequence ATGGATACAGCTGTTTCTAAGTTTGTTGATTTAGAAGATAGTGAGATAAAATCTATGGAAAGAATACATGTAAAAGATAGCTTTATATATAGATTCTACTCAAGAACATTAGATATAGTTTCATCATTTATAGGACTTTTAATAGGGATACCTCTAGTTATTATATTTGGATTTTTAATTAAACTAGAGGATGGCGGACCAATATTTTATAAACAAGAAAGATTAGGAAAAGATGAAAAGCAATTTTCAATATATAAATTAAGATCTATGAGAGTAGATGCTGAAAAAATAGGTGGAGCACAATGGGCTCAAAAGAATGATCCAAGAATAACTAAAGTTGGTAACTTTATTAGAAAAACAAGAATAGATGAAATACCACAATTAGTAAATATATTAAAAGGTGATATGAGTTTAATTGGTCCAAGACCAGAAAGACCAGAATTAACTTATGAGTTTGATAAAGAAATTCCAGGATTCTTATTAAGGACAGCTGTTAAACCTGGGTTAACTGGATTGGCTCAAGTCAATGGAGGATATGAAATAAGTCCTGAAGAAAAGTTAAAATGGGATATAGAGTATATTAAAAATAGAAATATATTAATGGACTTAAAGATTCTATTCGCTACAGTAAGAGTAGTATTAACTGGTGAGGGTGCAAGATAA
- a CDS encoding glycosyltransferase family 2 protein, giving the protein MNNINSDIVSIITPVYNAESFLEDTVNSVLKQTYQDWEMILIDDCSTDKSREIMEKLALMDDRIVPIYSEVNEGVANSRNKGIEKAKGRYIAFLDSDDLWKPNKLEEQVKFMKSKDIAFSFTGYEFINEDGEGLGKIISIPSKVTYNELLKYNCIGCLTVMIDKKKVDKIEMPTLKHEDFITWLSILKKDIDAYGINENLASYRKRTGSVSENKIKSATWTWNILRNIEKLNVIKASWCFVNYAFITVKKHYL; this is encoded by the coding sequence ATGAATAATATAAATAGTGATATTGTTTCAATAATTACACCTGTATATAATGCAGAATCTTTTTTAGAAGATACTGTAAATAGCGTATTAAAACAGACTTATCAAGATTGGGAAATGATTCTTATAGATGACTGCTCAACAGATAAATCAAGAGAGATTATGGAAAAGTTAGCTTTGATGGATGATAGAATAGTTCCTATATATTCAGAAGTTAATGAAGGTGTTGCAAACTCTAGAAATAAAGGTATTGAAAAAGCAAAAGGTAGATATATTGCTTTTTTAGATAGTGACGATTTGTGGAAACCAAATAAATTAGAAGAGCAAGTTAAATTTATGAAGTCTAAAGATATTGCATTTTCTTTCACTGGATATGAATTCATAAATGAAGATGGAGAAGGATTAGGAAAAATAATAAGTATACCAAGTAAAGTAACTTATAATGAGTTGTTAAAGTACAATTGCATAGGATGTCTAACTGTAATGATAGATAAGAAAAAGGTAGATAAGATAGAAATGCCTACGTTAAAGCATGAAGACTTCATTACTTGGCTATCGATATTAAAAAAAGATATAGATGCATATGGAATAAATGAAAATTTAGCTTCTTATAGGAAAAGAACAGGATCTGTATCTGAAAATAAAATAAAATCAGCTACTTGGACGTGGAATATTTTAAGAAATATAGAAAAATTAAATGTAATAAAAGCATCTTGGTGTTTTGTAAACTATGCTTTTATTACAGTAAAAAAACATTATTTATAA